One region of Eretmochelys imbricata isolate rEreImb1 chromosome 2, rEreImb1.hap1, whole genome shotgun sequence genomic DNA includes:
- the IRX1 gene encoding iroquois-class homeodomain protein IRX-1 codes for MSFPQLGYPQYLSASQAVYGSDRPGVLAAAAAAAAAAAASGRPGGAELGSGSAAVTSVLGMYASPYSAPNYSAFLPYTADLSLFSQMGSQYELKDNPGVHPATFAAHTAPGYYPYGQFQYGDPGRPKNATRESTSTLKAWLNEHRKNPYPTKGEKIMLAIITKMTLTQVSTWFANARRRLKKENKVTWGARSKDQEDGNLFGSDNEGDPEKNEDDEEIDLESIDIDKIDENDGEQSNEEEEEKSELLRQSSEDEHLEKEKGLSLSESEGLKPKDSFSLVKEASDNSTRIINPNGQNNLQVPPHSKPKIWSLAETATSPDGALKSSPPPPSHSQVNHTSAQIQHPAFLPSHGLYTCQIGKFHNWTNGAFLTQSSLLNVRSFLGVNHHHAAHHNHHLQPQQQPSVLTATLGALSSEKPTERTSPKHIERENAPRTETPPQQLKSPFQPVRDNSLAQQEGTPRILTALPSA; via the exons ATGTCCTTCCCCCAGCTGGGCTACCCGCAGTATCTCAGCGCCAGCCAGGCGGTGTACGGGAGCGATCGGCCCGGGGTGCTGgctgcagccgccgccgccgccgccgccgctgctgcctCGGGCCGGCCTGGGGGCGCGGAGCTGGGGAGCGGCTCGGCTGCTGTCACTTCGGTGCTGGGCATGTACGCGAGTCCCTACAGCGCCCCCAACTACAGCGCCTTCCTGCCCTACACCGCCGACCTCAGCCTCTTCTCCCAGATG GGCTCCCAGTATGAACTGAAGGATAATCCAGGTGTCCACCCTGCTACCTTTGCTGCCCACACTGCCCCTGGCTATTATCCCTATGGACAGTTCCAATATGGGGACCCAGGGCGGCCCAAGAATGCCACCAGGGAGAGCACTAGTACCTTGAAGGCCTGGCTGAATGAGCACAGGAAGAACCCCTACCCCACCAAGGGGGAGAAGATCATGCTGGCCATCATCACCAAGATGACTCTCACCCAGGTCTCCACCTGGTTCGCCAACGCTAGAAGGAGACTCAAGAAGGAGAACAAAGTAACTTGGGGAGCAAGGAGTAAGGACCAAGAAGATGGTAACCTCTTTGGGAGTGACAACGAGGGAGACCCCGAAAAGAACGAAGACGACGAAGAAATCGACCTGGAAAGCATAGACATTGATAAAATCGATGAGAATGATGGGGAGCAGAGtaatgaagaagaggaggagaaatcTGAGCTCCTGCGACAAAGCAGCGAAGAtgaacatttggaaaaagaaaagggtttgtCATTGTCAGAATCTGAAGGTCTTAAACCCAAAGACTCTTTCTCCCTGGTAAAGGAGGCCTCTGATAACAGTACACGAATCATAAATCCCAATGGACAGAATAATTTACAGGTGCCACCCCACAGCAAACCCAAGATTTGGTCTTTGGCAGAGACAGCAACCAGCCCTGATGGCGCCCTGAagtcttcccctcctcctccttctcattCCCAGGTTAACCACACTTCCGCCCAGATTCAGCATCCGGCTTTCCTCCCTAGCCATGGACTCTACACATGCCAGATTGGCAAATTTCACAACTGGACAAATGGGGCTTTCCTCACTCAGAGTTCCCTGTTAAACGTGAGGTCTTTTTTGGGAGTAAACCACCATCATGCTGCTCATCATAACCAccatcttcagccccagcaacaGCCTTCTGTATTAACAGCAACCCTGGGAGCCCTAAGCAGTGAAAAACCTACAGAGAGGACCAGTCCCAAACACATAG AAAGAGAAAATGCACCAAGGACTGAAACCCCACCCCAGCAGTTAAAATCGCCTTTCCAGCCTGTCCGTGACAA CTCTTTGGCTCAGCAAGAGGGAACACCGCGAATTTTAACAGCTCTCCCTTCTGCTTGA